Proteins encoded within one genomic window of Strix uralensis isolate ZFMK-TIS-50842 chromosome 32, bStrUra1, whole genome shotgun sequence:
- the NPR1 gene encoding atrial natriuretic peptide receptor 1: protein MLAVLAVLCGAATVAATTGTTALTLAVVLPERNLTYPWAWPRVGPAVRLAAAAVNARPDLLPGFTLRWVFGSSEDGHGVCSEMAAPLAAVDLRLAHHPAAFLGPGCVYTAAPVARFTSHWRLPLVTAGAEAHGFDDKREQFGLTTRAGPSHRKLGELGVQLHRRFNWTRRALLVYWDEKVDDRPYFFAAEGLYVQLPTLRNLTVMDVVFRDGGNFSFIIQEIKQKGRIVYVCCAPETLRELMLQAGREGLTRGDFAFFYIDIFGASLQGSRFPEPQRPWKRGDRHDASARRAFEAVTIITYKEPENPEYQPFLARLKEEALAHFNFSMKDGLMNFIAAAFHDGVLLYAQAVNETLERGGSITNASAITRQMWNRTFYGVTGFLKIDENGDRESDYSLWDMDPVRGDFQIVANYNGTTKKIQMVPGREIHWPGNVVPSDVPPCGFDNSDPLCRKASLSTLEVLSLVVSLILLAITVTSFFIYRKLQLEKELEAELWRVRWEDVQMSSLEKHLRSAGSKLTLSLRGSNYGSLMTAEGQFQVYAKTAYYKGNLVAVKHLNRKRIELTRKVLFELKHMRDVQNEHLTRFIGACTDPPNICILTEYCPRGSLQDILENESITLDWMFRYSLTLDIVKGMQFLHNGVIVSHGNLKSSNCVVDSRFVLKITDYGLESFRVAPDGEDSHALFAKKLWTAPELLRMELPPARGTQKGDVYSFGIILQEIALRNGVFYVEGLDLSPKEIIERVKSGERPSFRPSANVGCHMEELGQLMQHCWAEDVLERPDFNQIKVQLRKFNRESSSNILDNLLSRMEQYANNLEELVEERTQAYLEEKRKAEALLYQILPHSVAEQLKRGETVQAEAFDSVTIYFSDIVGFTALSAESTPMQVVTLLNDLYTCFDAIIDNFDVYKVETIGDAYMVVSGLPVRNGKLHAREVARMALALLDAVHSFRIRHRPQQQLKLRIGIHTGPVCAGVVGLKMPRYCLFGDTVNTASRMESNGEALKIHISAVTKAVLEEFGCFELELRGDVEMKGKGKVRTYWLLGERGSSTRG from the exons ATGCTGGCGGTGCTGGCCGTGCTCTGCGGCGCGGCGACGGTGGCGGCGACGACGGGGACAACCGCGCTGACACTAGCGGTGGTGTTACCCGAACGCAACCTCACCTACCCGTGGGCTTGGCCACGCGTGGGGCCGGCGGTGCGTTTAGCCGCCGCCGCCGTTAACGCCCGGCCCGATTTATTACCCGGTTTCACCCTACGGTGGGTTTTCGGGAGCAGCGAGGATGGACACGGGGTTTGCTCCGAAATGGCCGCGCCGTTGGCCGCCGTCGACCTACGGCTCGCTCATCACCCCGCCGCTTTTCTGGGACCCGGTTGCGTCTACACGGCAGCACCGGTTGCCCGGTTCACCAGCCACTGGCGCCTTCCACTAGTGACGGCGGGTGCCGAAGCCCACGGCTTCGACGACAAGCGGGAGCAATTCGGGTTGACCACCCGCGCCGGCCCCAGTCACCGCAAACTGGGTGAACTGGGCGTGCAGCTCCATCGGCGTTTCAACTGGACGCGTCGGGCTTTACTGGTTTACTGGGACGAGAAGGTGGACGACCGGCCGTACTTCTTCGCCGCCGAGGGGTTGTACGTCCAGCTGCCCACCCTGCGCAACCTCACTGTCATGGACGTCGTCTTCCGCGACGGCGGCAACTTCTCCTTCATCATCCAGGAGATCAAGCAGAAGGGACGCA TCGTCTACGTGTGCTGCGCCCCGGAGACGCTGCGGGAGCTGATGCTGCAGGCGGGACGCGAGGGGCTGACCCGCGGCGACTTCGCCTTCTTCTACATCGACATCTTCGGGGCCAGCCTGCAGGGCAGCCGCTTCCCCGAGCCCCAGCGGCCCTGGAAGCGGGGGGACCGCCACGACGCCAGCGCCCGCCGAGCCTTCGAG GCCGTCACCATCATCACCTACAAGGAGCCCGAGAACCCCGAGTACCAGCCCTTCCTGGCGCGGCTGAAGGAGGAGGCACTCGCCCACTTCAACTTCTCCATGAAGGACGGCTTG ATGAACTTCATCGCGGCCGCCTTCCACGACGGGGTGCTGCTCTACGCCCAGGCCGTCAACGAGACGCTGGAGCGGGGCGGCTCCATCACCAACGCCTCCGCCATCACCCGCCAGATGTGGAACCGCACCTTCTACG GTGTCACCGGTTTCCTGAAGATCGACGAGAACGGGGACCGGGAGAGCGACTACTCCCTGTGGGACATGGACCCCGTGCGGGGGGACTTCCAG ATCGTGGCCAACTACAACGGCACCACCAAGAAGATCCAGATGGTGCCGGGGCGTGAGATCCACTGGCCGGGGAACGTGGTCCCCTCTGACGTCCCCCCCTGCGGCTTCGATAACAGCGACCCGCTGTGCCGCAAAG CCAGCCTGTCCACCCTGGAGGTCCTGTCCCTCGTGGTCAGCCTGATCCTCCTGGCCATCACCGTCACCTCCTTCTTCATCTACAG gaagctgcagctggagaaggagctggaggCCGAGCTGTGGCGTGTCCGTTGGGAAGACGTGCAGATGAGCAGCTTGGAGAAACACCTCCGGAGCGCCGGCAGCAAGCTCACCCTCTCCCTG AGGGGCTCCAACTACGGCTCGTTGATGACCGCGGAGGGGCAGTTCCAGGTCTACGCCAAGACGGCGTATTACAAG GGCAACCTCGTGGCCGTGAAGCACCTCAACCGCAAGCGCATCGAGCTGACGCGCAAGGTCTTGTTCGAGCTGAAGCAC ATGCGGGATGTCCAAAACGAGCATCTGACCCGCTTCATCGGCGCCTGCACCGACCCCCCCAACATCTGCATCCTGACCGAGTACTGCCCCCGCGGGAGCCTCCAG GACATCTTGGAGAACGAGAGCATCACGCTGGACTGGATGTTCCGCTATTCCCTCACCCTTGACATCGTCAAG GGGATGCAGTTCCTGCACAACGGGGTGATCGTCTCCCACGGGAACCTCAAGTCCTCCAACTGTGTGGTGGACAGCCGCTTCGTGCTGAAGATCACGGACTACGGGCTGGAGAGCTTCCGCGTGGCCCCCGACGGCGAGGACTCCCACGCGCTCTTCGCCA agaagctgtggacgGCGCCCGAGCTGCTGCGGATGGAGTTGCCGCCGGCCCGCGGCACGCAGAAGGGCGACGTTTACAGCTTCGGCATCATCCTGCAAGAGATCGCCCTGCGCAACGGTGTCTTCTACGTGGAGGGGCTGGACCTGAGCCCCAAAG AGATCATCGAGCGGGTGAAGAGTGGGGAGCGCCCCAGCTTCCGCCCCTCGGCCAACGTGGGGTGCCACATGGAGGAGCTGGGCCAGCTGATGCAGCACTGCTGGGCCGAGGACGTCCTGGAGCGCCCCGACTTCAACCAGATCAAGGTCCAGCTCCGCAAGTTCAACAG ggagagcagcagcaacatcctggacaacctgctgtCGCGCATGGAGCAGTACGCCAACAAcctggaggagctggtggaggaGCGAACCCAAGCCTACCTGGAGGAGAAGCGCAAGGCTGAGGCTCTCCTCTACCAGATCCTGCCCCA ctcGGTGGCGGAACAGCTGAAGCGGGGGGAGACGGTGCAGGCAGAGGCTTTCGACAGCGTCACCATCTACTTCAGCGACATCGTGGGGTTCACGGCGCTGTCGGCCGAGAGCACCCCCATGCAGGTGGTGACGCTCCTCAACGACCTCTACACGTGCTTCGACGCCATCATCGACAACTTCGACGTCTACAAG GTGGAGACGATCGGGGACGCCTACATGGTGGTGTCGGGGCTGCCGGTGCGCAACGGGAAGCTGCACGCCCGGGAGGTGGCTCGCATGGCCCTGGCGCTGCTGGACGCCGTCCACTCCTTCCGCATCCGCCACCGGCCGCAGCAGCAGCTCAAGCTGCGCATCGGCATCCACACGG GACCCGTCTGCGCCGGCGTCGTGGGTCTCAAAATGCCCCGGTACTGCCTCTTCGGGGACACGGTGAACACGGCCTCGCGCATGGAGTCCAACGGGGAAG CCCTGAAGATCCACATCTCGGCGGTGACCAAGGCCGTGCTGGAGGAGTTCGGCTGCTTCGAGCTGGAGCTGCGGGGTGACGTGGAGATGAAG GGCAAGGGCAAGGTGAGGACCTACTGGCTGCTGGGGGAGCGTGGGAGCAGCACCCGGGGCtga